TCAAAGAAAAACTTCAAACAAAAAATGCAAGAACAAGGTTTTGATATAGGTATCCGTGATATTGTATATAGATATGGATTACCTAATATGGTAGAACATTCTGTAGCGAACGTATATGCTAATGATGAAAGGTTAGTAATTGAGCATAAAGATCTAAAATATCAAATAGATTTTCCTCAATTAACAGCAATAGAATTTGTAAATAAAGTAGACCAATTAGAAAAAAACAAATCACCATTGGCTAGAGGAATAGCTGGTGGCTTAGTATTAGGGCCATTAGGTGCAATAGCAGGGGCGGCTTCTGGTGTAGGTGCTAAGAAAGAAAAAGGAGGATTTGTAGTAATAAATTACAAATCAGAAGGAGAAATCAAACCAATAATACTACAAGTTAGAAATGGAGTTACGAGCTTATCAGAAACTACGAAATTTGTAAAAGAAATTAGAAGTAAGATCATTAAGCTAAACACAGAAGATGGAGTAATAAAACTATAGGAGCACTTACTTTTTAGTAGGTGCTTTTATTTTTACCTTGAAAGAAGGTGAATAAATGGCAAGTATAAGAACTAGTTTAAATTTAATAGATAATATGAGCAGGACTCTAGATAGAGTTACTGGTAAGACTGATAGAATGAAAAGAAGCATTGATAGTGCTAAAAGAGTAATGAATAAAGAAACTAGAATAGTATATACATTAGATTCAGCTGGAAGAGCACAAGCAAGATTAGCAGGAGCAACGGATATAGCTACTAAAAAGTTTGAGCAACAAGATAATCAAGTAAAGAAAAATGTAAATAGTACAGATGCTTTAGAGAAAAAATTAAAAAAGTTAGGAAAAACCTTAGGAGCAGCATACAGTGTCAAAAAGATAATAGCACTAACTGACCAAATAACTGCTACAACAGCGAGGCTTGACCTTATGAATGATGGATTACAAACAACAGCAGAGTTGCAGGAAAAAATATTCCAATCAGCTCAAAGAGCAAGAGGATCTTATTTAACTACAGCTTCAGCAGTATCACAAATGGGTATATTAGCTGCAGATGCTTTTGCTAGTAATGATGAAGTAATAGCGTTCGTTGAACAATTAAACAAACATTTTACTATATCTGGAACAAGCACACAAGGAATTGAAGCAGCAATGCTTCAACTAACACAAGCAATGGGGCAAGGAGTATTAAGAGGAGAAGAATTAAATAGTGTATTCGAACAGGCACCAACAATAATTCAATCTATCGCCAAGTATTTAGGTGTACCTATAGGAAAAATTAGAGAATTAGCACAAGAAGGAAAAATAACCTCACAAATAGTAAAAAATGCAATGTTTGCAACAGCAGAAGAAACTAATGCTAAATTTGCACAGATGCCAATGACATTTGGCCAAGTAACAACAGTAATAGGGAACACATTATTACAGACATTTGAGCCAGTATTGCAGGGTTTAGGCCGAGGTGCCCAATGGATTTATGATAACTGGTCTACATTAGAGCCTATATTTTGGGGACTTACAGCAGCAATAGGTGCTTATACAGTAGCAATGGGCATTCATAAAGCTGTTACATGGTTGGTAGTAGAGGCAAATAGAGAATTAATAATAACTATGCTAAAAAATCCAGCATTATGGGTAGCTATAGCAATAGGAATTTTAGTCGGAAAGATGTACCAATGGATAAAGGCTGTAGGAGGAGTTAAGATAGCTTGGCAAATAGCAGTGGATAAAATATTAACTATTATGGATTGGTTAAAGATTGGATTTACTACAGGTGGTTACTGGATTTTAAATATGTTAGATAAAATGAAACTAGGATTTATGATAGCGAATGTAGCAATACAGAACTATATGGATGATATGAACGTAAAGGTATTAAATATCCTGCAAAACATGGTTAACGGAGCAATAGGGATAATAAATAAATTTATTGGTACATTAAATAAGATTCCAGGTGTATCTATAGATGCAATAAGTGAAGTAACCTTTGCAACTACTGCTAAGGCAGAAATTGAAGCAAGAAAAGCACAAAGAACAGCTGAACTAGCGAAATATCGTGCTGATATAGAAGCTAGTATAGCTGAAAGAGATGCAGCTTTAAGACAAATGAAAGCAGAAGCAAGAGCAGCGACTGCTCAAAGGCAAGCAGAAATAAGGGCAGCTCAAGAAGCAGCTAAAGAAAAAGGATTAGATTTAAACTTAGGGGATATGGCGAAAAACATAGCTAAAATTGCAGATGATACAGGGGATATTAAGGATTCAGTTGATATATCACAGGAAGATTTAAAATGGATGAGAGATCTTGCAGAGCAAGAAACAATAAATAGATTTACTACTGCAACATTAGCACCACAGATAAGTATTAACTTTACAGGAGATATAAGAGAAACTGCTGATATAGATGGAATAATAGGCAGATTAGAAGAAATACTGACTGAAGAAATTAATATAGCTGCAGAGGGGGTGCATAGTTAATATGTACTCTTTTTATTTTGATTATGAAGGAGAAGTTATTCAATTGCCTATACCTCCTTCTAGCCTAACATTAAAAATAAACAATAAAAATAAAGTAATTGAATTATTAAATATCGGCGATGTAAACATATTAAAGGACCCGGGACTGAGTGAATTTAATTTTAAGCTACTACTGCCCGGACAACCCTTACCTTTTGCAGTGTATGAAAGTGGTTTCAGACCTCCAGAATACTACTTAGGACAGTTTGAAAGATATAAAGTAGAAAAGAAACCAGTTAGATTTATAGTTAGTAGAGTAGCCCCTTGGGATGAACCTTTATTTGATACCAATATGTTAGTATCACTAGAGGAATACACTGTAGAAGAAAGGGCTGGAGAAGTCGGTGATATATATGTTGAAATAAGGCTAAAACAATATAAGCAGTACAAAACTCAAGTAATAAAAATAAAAGAAGTCGAAGGTAACAAGGCTACTGTAACAGTTAAAGAAGAAAGACCTGCTAAAGAGCCAGCCAAGACGTACACAGTTAAGCAAGGGGATACGCTTTGGGCTATTGCTAAAAAGGAACTAAATGATGGCAACAAATATACTGAAATAGCAAAATTAAACAATATATCAAGCCCTAATCTAATCTATCCAGGACAAGTCTTAAGGTTAAGGTGATAGGCTATGTATGAAATATCAATTATCAATAATGGAAAAAGATATTTACCTATTATAGAAGGTGATGTTGTTTGGGAAACTACTAGAATAGGTCAACCTGGCAAACTTACTTTCAATGTTGTAAATGATGATGTAATAAACTTTCAGGAAGGGAATCCTGTTTTATTTAGAGTAAATGAAAAAGATGTTTTCTTTGGATTTGTGTTTGTAAAAGAAAGAGATAAAGACCAGATTATTAAGGTTACAGCTTATGACCAATTGAGGTATTTGAAAAATAAAGATACTTATATCTATGAAAATATGAAAGCATCAGATTTGGTTAAGAAAATAATTAATGATTTCAACTTGCAAGCTGGAATTATAGAAGATACAGGTTATACAATAGCATATAGAATACAAGATAATAAAACTCTATTTGACATCATCTACGATGCTTTAGATTTAACCTTAATGAACAAAGGTAAAATGTATGTACTATTTGATGATTTTGGGAAATTAAACTTACGAGATGTTGAGACAATGAAAATCCCTGCCTTAGTAGTAGGTGATTATAATGCACAAAATTATAGTTATAAAACCGACATAGATACAGACACATATAACAAAGTAAAGCTACGTAGAAATAATGAAAAATTAGGAAAAGCGGAGGAATATGAATTACAACATGGTGTAAACATAAATAGATGGGGTGTATTGCAGTATTTTGAAAATGTTAATGAAGAAACTAATATAAAAGCCAAGGCGGAAGCTATACTAAAACTAAAAAATAAGAAAAAGAGAACATTGCAGTTAAAAGAAGTTTTAGGAGATATAAGAGTAAGAGCTGGGACAAGTGTAATGACTTTATTAGAAAATGTTGGAGATATAAGCGTAAAGCAGTATATGTTAGTTGAAAAAGCAAAGCATGTATTTGGTAATGATGAACATTGGATGACATTGGATTTAAGGGGTGATATATAGTGAGTATGATACAAATTATAAAACAAGCTGCTATAGAGGCCGTAGAAAATAGTTCGCCAATGAGTATAGCTTATGGTACTGTTACGAAAATAAACCCTTTAGAAATCAATGTAGAACAGCGTATGAATATAAAAGGGAATATGATACTCCTTACTTCTAATGTTATTGATAGTGAAGTAGAGGTTGAGATTAATGACATGACAGAAGAAGCTCTTACTAGCCCTTATAACCATAAACACGAGTACAAAGGCACAAAGAAACATATTCATAAGAAAGGATTAAAGGTAGGGGAGAAAGTCTTACTGATACGAGTACAAGGAGGACAAAAATACATTGTCCTAGATAGGTTGGTGAGTGCATGATACCTAAAATTGAAAACATACCGATTGGCGAGGAATTGGAAGTAGTAGAAGAACCTACTTATACTTGGAAAATAGATTTTGAAAACAAACGAATAGTAGGCTATACAGATGGATTAGAAGCAATGAAACAAGCTATATATCTAATATTAAATACTGAAAGATATAGGTATTTGATCTATGATTGGAATCATGGAGTAGAATTAGCTGACTTATTTGGTAAAGATAAGGCCTATGCTTATTCAGAGTTAAAAAGAAGAATCAGAGAAGCCTTGATAGCTGATGATAGAATCACTGATGTATCCGATTTTGAATTTGAATCTATAGACAGAAACACTATATTAGCAACATTCACAGTACACACAGTATTTGGAGATATAAAAGCCTCTAGGGAGGTGGAAATATAATGTATTCATTTGAGGAAATACTGCAAAGAATGTTGGATAGAGTACCCAATAAATACGATAAAAGGCAAGGAGGTATAATTTGGAACGCCTTAGCCCCTGCCGCTGCTGAATTGGCCCAAATGTATATCGAACTGGAGGATATCGAAAACAGAACCTATGCTGATACTGCTACAGGGGAGGACTTGACTAGGAGAGCAGCAGAAAGAGGAATTATTAGACGACTAGCTACTAAAGCAATTAGAAGGGGAATATTTAAAACTAATAACCAATTACCTTTGAATGTACCTATAGGGAGTAGGTATACTGGTGAAGATTTGAATTATGTAGTTATAGATAAAATTACAGATGGGGAATTTAGGCTTGAATGTGAAGAACCGGGAGCAATAGGGAATGTTTATTCAGGTTCTCTTATACCAGTTGAATATATAAATGGTTTAGAATCCGCTGAGTTGGTGGATATCCTTATTCCCGGAGAAGATGAAGAAGATGACGAGAACTTAAGAAAGAGATATTTCGATAGTTTAGAAAGTCAAGCATTTGGAGGGAATATTGCAGACTATAAGCAGAAAACAAATGAATTAAATGGTGTAGGTGGCGTAAAGGTGTATCCAGTTTGGAATGGCGGAGGAACTGTCAAGCTAGTTATAATAGACAGCGACTACAATAAACCCTCTCAAGAATTGGTTGATTATATTCAAAACGAAATAGACCCTGTAGGGCATCAAGGTGAAGGAGTTGGCATAGCTCCTATAGGTCATGTAGTAACTGTAGAAGGGGTATCGGAGTGTACCGTCAACATAGAAACAAACATAATATTTCAAGAAAGCTATACTTGGGAGGATGTGAAACCCAATTTCATAGCTACAATAGAAGGTTACTTTTACGAACTTAAAAAGACTTGGCAAGACGAAGAAAACCTAGTAGTTAGAATTAGCTATATTGAAACTAGAGCTTTGGGCTTGCCGGGTGTTTTAGACATACAAAATACTAAGATAAACGGACTAGCTGAAAATCTTGTACTAGAAGATGTGGAAATACCTGTACTTGGTGAGGTGACTATCGTATGAAGCAAATAGAAGAGTATTGGCCATTAGTTTTGCAAGAGATAGA
This Tepidimicrobium xylanilyticum DNA region includes the following protein-coding sequences:
- a CDS encoding tape measure protein, which codes for MASIRTSLNLIDNMSRTLDRVTGKTDRMKRSIDSAKRVMNKETRIVYTLDSAGRAQARLAGATDIATKKFEQQDNQVKKNVNSTDALEKKLKKLGKTLGAAYSVKKIIALTDQITATTARLDLMNDGLQTTAELQEKIFQSAQRARGSYLTTASAVSQMGILAADAFASNDEVIAFVEQLNKHFTISGTSTQGIEAAMLQLTQAMGQGVLRGEELNSVFEQAPTIIQSIAKYLGVPIGKIRELAQEGKITSQIVKNAMFATAEETNAKFAQMPMTFGQVTTVIGNTLLQTFEPVLQGLGRGAQWIYDNWSTLEPIFWGLTAAIGAYTVAMGIHKAVTWLVVEANRELIITMLKNPALWVAIAIGILVGKMYQWIKAVGGVKIAWQIAVDKILTIMDWLKIGFTTGGYWILNMLDKMKLGFMIANVAIQNYMDDMNVKVLNILQNMVNGAIGIINKFIGTLNKIPGVSIDAISEVTFATTAKAEIEARKAQRTAELAKYRADIEASIAERDAALRQMKAEARAATAQRQAEIRAAQEAAKEKGLDLNLGDMAKNIAKIADDTGDIKDSVDISQEDLKWMRDLAEQETINRFTTATLAPQISINFTGDIRETADIDGIIGRLEEILTEEINIAAEGVHS
- a CDS encoding DUF2634 domain-containing protein; the protein is MIPKIENIPIGEELEVVEEPTYTWKIDFENKRIVGYTDGLEAMKQAIYLILNTERYRYLIYDWNHGVELADLFGKDKAYAYSELKRRIREALIADDRITDVSDFEFESIDRNTILATFTVHTVFGDIKASREVEI
- a CDS encoding LysM peptidoglycan-binding domain-containing protein — protein: MYSFYFDYEGEVIQLPIPPSSLTLKINNKNKVIELLNIGDVNILKDPGLSEFNFKLLLPGQPLPFAVYESGFRPPEYYLGQFERYKVEKKPVRFIVSRVAPWDEPLFDTNMLVSLEEYTVEERAGEVGDIYVEIRLKQYKQYKTQVIKIKEVEGNKATVTVKEERPAKEPAKTYTVKQGDTLWAIAKKELNDGNKYTEIAKLNNISSPNLIYPGQVLRLR
- a CDS encoding XkdQ/YqbQ family protein — its product is MYEISIINNGKRYLPIIEGDVVWETTRIGQPGKLTFNVVNDDVINFQEGNPVLFRVNEKDVFFGFVFVKERDKDQIIKVTAYDQLRYLKNKDTYIYENMKASDLVKKIINDFNLQAGIIEDTGYTIAYRIQDNKTLFDIIYDALDLTLMNKGKMYVLFDDFGKLNLRDVETMKIPALVVGDYNAQNYSYKTDIDTDTYNKVKLRRNNEKLGKAEEYELQHGVNINRWGVLQYFENVNEETNIKAKAEAILKLKNKKKRTLQLKEVLGDIRVRAGTSVMTLLENVGDISVKQYMLVEKAKHVFGNDEHWMTLDLRGDI
- a CDS encoding DUF2577 domain-containing protein; this translates as MIQIIKQAAIEAVENSSPMSIAYGTVTKINPLEINVEQRMNIKGNMILLTSNVIDSEVEVEINDMTEEALTSPYNHKHEYKGTKKHIHKKGLKVGEKVLLIRVQGGQKYIVLDRLVSA
- a CDS encoding baseplate J/gp47 family protein, with translation MYSFEEILQRMLDRVPNKYDKRQGGIIWNALAPAAAELAQMYIELEDIENRTYADTATGEDLTRRAAERGIIRRLATKAIRRGIFKTNNQLPLNVPIGSRYTGEDLNYVVIDKITDGEFRLECEEPGAIGNVYSGSLIPVEYINGLESAELVDILIPGEDEEDDENLRKRYFDSLESQAFGGNIADYKQKTNELNGVGGVKVYPVWNGGGTVKLVIIDSDYNKPSQELVDYIQNEIDPVGHQGEGVGIAPIGHVVTVEGVSECTVNIETNIIFQESYTWEDVKPNFIATIEGYFYELKKTWQDEENLVVRISYIETRALGLPGVLDIQNTKINGLAENLVLEDVEIPVLGEVTIV